AGGGCAATTCTGGCCGTGACCGCAGCCAACTCCTCAGGAGGATATACGGGGCTACCACCTAACTACCCGTCAGCACTGGGATCCATTGATTCTGGGGAAATGTCTTTATTTTCATACAGTTAGAAGGCCGCACGCCTGAATATATCCGCGACCCCGGAAGAAAACCCTCCGGGCATAAGTAACTACCGTCAGGAATTTATGTAGGGTAGATGATCGAGGCGGCGCCACTGGAACATATAGACGGTCGACTATGAAGTCGGCGGTGCGGTTTCCAAGTCAATGTATACGATCCATCGGAAGACCCATTTCCAGGAACATGTCCAGGTCATCCCGTTTAACTCCTGCCGGTCGAGGTAATAGTTCCAGTCTTTCCACTTGAACCCTTTACGAATGGAGAGGAGACCATCATGGGTTATGAGACGATTATGAAAGAGCACAGGGGCGATCACGGCGTAACTAATCCAGGCTAATGGATGCCGGTGCAGATCGTTGATGATCACTGCCCGGGACGCGACGGCCGTCGCCCGTGTGACAAAATCGACGATTTCTTCATCTTTCATGTGGTGACAAACCATCGTGGCGGTCACCACATCAAAACTGTTTGGCGCCGACTCGAGTTCCTTCTTTTCCGTTCTTTCAAATGAAAGATTACTCAGCTTCTCCATCTGAGGTTGCTCTTGTGCGTAAACAATCGCATCGCTGGATATATCGGTGCCCACGACGCGGGCTTGCGGGAACCGTTTGGCCAGATTCATCGCAAAGTAGCCCCCGCCACAGCCGACATCGAGAATGGAACCCGGAGGAGGTGAAAGACGGTCGAAGGCCGAGAACGAAGCGCGATCGCCGCCCAGGAGCCGCCCCACTCGGCCGAGTTGTGTGAGGCAATCCCGATATTCCTCTGATGTATAACAGGAAGGACCGATATCCATGTACTCGAGCGCGGTGCTGCGCCTGGGTTTTTTCACCGAGGGGATCTCCGGAAAAGCATACCTTCCATGGACAATCCGGGCCCAAAACCGATACCGATGCTCCATTCTCGGGAAGTGGCTTTCTGGGACTGGGCCTCAAGGACAAACAGGAAAGTCACGCTGGACATGTTCCCGTAATTCTTCATCACGTCCCAGGACATTTCCGTCTGGCTCTCTTCCAGACCGCAGGTTTTTTCCACGGCCTCCAGAATGGCCTTTCCGCCGGGATGCAAAACCCAGTCGCAAGCAGCAAAATCCAGGTCGGGACCCAGCAAGGATTTCGCGAACACGGTGATATGGCGATCAATCAGCTTTGGGACTTCGGGAGAAAGTCTCATCACAAGTCCCCGGTCGCTTGCCTCCCAGGTCATGAGGGATAAGGACTCTTCGAGGGCCAGCGAGGATTGCCTGACGATTTCCATGAGCGGCTGTTCGGCCGGTGTTGGGTCACAACCCACGATGGCCGCCGCCGATCCATCGGCGAATATGGCATTCGCAACCACCGTGTCGATCTCCCCGTCGAAATGAAAGTGCAGGGTACACAGTTCCGTGCAGACCAGAAGCACCCGGTTCGCAGGGTTCTCCCGGGCAATGGATTTGGCCACGGCCAGGCCTTTAAATGCCCCGAAGCATCCCATGAAATTGATCCCGAGCCGTTCTACTGACCGGCGCAGTCCCAGGGAATCAATCAGAGCAAATTCAATGCCTGGGGCAATCAACCCGGTACAGGAAACCGAGATGATATGGGTAATATCCCCCAGCGGTCCGCCCCACTCTTTGATGGCCTTGATGGCGGCCGCGTGGGCCAGCGGGGGGGCTTCCTTTTTATACACCTCGTTGCGTTGGGTCATTCCAGGTGCAGAATCGGGAAATGCGTGCCCGAAAAAGCTCCCTTCCAGCAGGGCATTGCCGTAATCCTCAACCACCGAATGACGTTTTTCAATCCGTGAGCCAGCAAAGATCTTCCGCAGGATGTGCGCCTTATACCCTTTCAGCGAGAGGGATTTGATGATCTTCTCCGCTATCTCACCCTGCGGCTGGGAAAGAGGTGGTGTTTCAGTACTCAGAGCGAGAATATGGGTTTGCATGTGTTCATCCCGACTATTGGAAAGAAAC
This portion of the Candidatus Methylomirabilota bacterium genome encodes:
- a CDS encoding type III polyketide synthase, with the protein product MQTHILALSTETPPLSQPQGEIAEKIIKSLSLKGYKAHILRKIFAGSRIEKRHSVVEDYGNALLEGSFFGHAFPDSAPGMTQRNEVYKKEAPPLAHAAAIKAIKEWGGPLGDITHIISVSCTGLIAPGIEFALIDSLGLRRSVERLGINFMGCFGAFKGLAVAKSIARENPANRVLLVCTELCTLHFHFDGEIDTVVANAIFADGSAAAIVGCDPTPAEQPLMEIVRQSSLALEESLSLMTWEASDRGLVMRLSPEVPKLIDRHITVFAKSLLGPDLDFAACDWVLHPGGKAILEAVEKTCGLEESQTEMSWDVMKNYGNMSSVTFLFVLEAQSQKATSREWSIGIGFGPGLSMEGMLFRRSPR
- a CDS encoding methyltransferase domain-containing protein, which encodes MKKPRRSTALEYMDIGPSCYTSEEYRDCLTQLGRVGRLLGGDRASFSAFDRLSPPPGSILDVGCGGGYFAMNLAKRFPQARVVGTDISSDAIVYAQEQPQMEKLSNLSFERTEKKELESAPNSFDVVTATMVCHHMKDEEIVDFVTRATAVASRAVIINDLHRHPLAWISYAVIAPVLFHNRLITHDGLLSIRKGFKWKDWNYYLDRQELNGMTWTCSWKWVFRWIVYIDLETAPPTS